The DNA sequence ACATCTGCATCATGTATGATTAATTTCTTGGATCATTATCCTAGTCCGAGACATGCAATCCTCTCCATTGCTCCTAAATGAACAAAAAGTCACTACAATTAACAGGAAAATCCTCAAAAACTAACGTAGTATATTTCACGGAAGAGATTACCTGCATTATAGGAGCACTCGGTCCGATATTCAAAACCTCCGTAATGTATACTTGATTAGTTGTGTCATAAGgggggcaaaaaaaaaatgttaaaagtggcaacacacttttaaaaaaatcatacctaaataatataattcataGTGTGAATTACCTGTCAGGGAGGAGCAGTCTTTCCAATACCAAAAAAATTCGTAGTGTATATTTTATGAGGCATGTACTGTGAGTGGCataaaattgttaaataaattgTGTTAACAATTTCTGCATGATAATGTTCTTTGAATTACCTGTGAGGGAGGAGCAGTCTATCCAATGCCAGAATAATCTGTAGCAGTCGAAGGAGTAGCAAAAAAATCTAGCGCATGTGTCCAAACTTGACTTTGTTGATCCTAGGTTTGAGGAGCCTCATGTTGTGTGCCATTGACAATGCATTCATCTGGAGCATGACTACTTCGTTGTTCATtggaatgaaaataataatttatcattataagaaatataatattttatatacaacattaataaaaaagaacatCGGCTGAGTCATGGTGTAATCGTCTTCTCGTATTAGATTTCTTAAGACTCTTATCAACAAGATGCACTTTTCTCTTAGACGGTGGTCTACTCTTACTCTGAACTACCAATGGACTAATAACTCTACCTGTCTTGCCCCCCATGGAAGTAGCTGGATCAATTGTCGTGTACCCCATGGAAGTAGCTGGATCAGCGATACCAGGGTACTGTACCTTCAATTGTTCTATCTAGCTAATCGATTTCACACAACTGCTCTCGGCCTTTGAAGCATTGGAACATAGTTCATAGAAGCAATTCTGGATCCTATCTACCTTCAGGCATCATCGATGCTATTAGTGTCATAACTACTTTTTACAAATGTGTATTTTCGCTTTACATCCTTCCTCCACAGATCTAAAATGTATTTTGATAGTATTGTATGCTTGCCTAGCTGAGTCAAGATATGAAGAGCGTGCCTACATAATATGTCCCTAAACTCAAACAGCTTTCAACTGCATTTAATATCAAGGGGATCTTGATCAACTTTGACAGTGAAGGTTGCACGTTTTAACAACTCATCGGCAACTACGAACGTAGTTCTACCACCCTCACATCCCAGTAATGAGGTAATCAAATATAGAAATCCTTGCAATTCCTCTTGTACTTTTTTGGATTTAGCAATTGTATAtgccttttgaaattgtttctcAAGAGGATAGCCACTGATGCAAGGAATTTCCGTGTTAAATGAATTAAAGTTCGCAATTGCTTCATTCTCTACCTTCCTCCTAAGAGATGAATCGTATTAGTCAACAAATTGTTTTAGAGTTGTTCTAAAGTTAACGTAGTCATCGAAAAATGCATCCATGCCTTCACTTCACTGTGTAGTTGACATTCCTACCCAAAATGTGTCTCTAACATAGACCGGCATCCAAAAATGCCGATCACTATATAGTGATACCAACCATACATTCTCATGTAGAACATTCATATCGAGCATATCACACCAACATTCCTCGAATTCATGCTCACTGAAAGAGTCATAAACACATCTATGTAGAGTACTCTTGATTTCCTCATATCGATAATGTGATTCAAATTTCTTAGAAAGCTTTTTCATTATATGCCACAAGCATAAGCGATGCCTAGACATTGGAAACACCCCCGAAATTACAATTTTCATGGCCTTATCTTGGTATGTGATGATTACATTTGGCAATTAGTCATTCATACACTGCAACCATGACTCAAACAACCATTCAAATGTATTTGCATTCTCATTGGATATCAATCCACACCCAAATAGGATTGACTGCTCATGGTGGTTCACACCCACAAATGGTGCAAAAGGCATCTTATATGCATTATCAGATATGTTGTTTCAAATGTAATCACATCTCCGAATGATTCATATGCAGTTCTACTTCGGGCGTCTGCCCAAAATACATTCTTTTAGCACATCTCATTGCCAACatctatcttataataaaaatccggatttcttttttgcatatcTTGGAAATAATTACATAGAGTTGCAGCACCTCCAACCCCAAGGCAAAGTTGTCGTGCTTTGTCAATGTAGTTTCGACACTTCTTCTCTCCGAATGGCACATTCTCGTAACCCCCTGCTTCAACAACCACAACCTTGAAATTTTTAGATAACTTTATTTCTGCCTCGTCATTTATTTCAAACCTCTTAGCCACATGagcatcaatatttttaaagcaTCTGAAATGTCCTGTCTTTCCTGGACTACAAACATGTGTGTGATCCAAGGTCACTTTAAATAGGGTATATCGACTTTCAACATTCAATATCGCGTTAATCCTAGCCATACACCACATCTTCTCTGTCTGTCTTGGTTTCTTAACATTAGCAGTCTTACTCTTTGAACGGCCTCCTCACGCAAATGCTAAGCACAACCATATGATATTCCCATTGTCATCTTGTCTAGAATTCCTTTTACACACCCCAAACCCCTTCAGCTTATCATACTTTAAATAGTAAGACTGAACTTCTTCTacgttcaaaattttcattccaaCCGTAGGTTCTTCAATAGTttcatcacattcaatctcattATCAATTTCAACCTCATCACACTCATTCTCTGAATGAAGCATGTCGCTAACCATTGTCCATCCAACTTTGAAATTGTTACAAAGATACAGCACATTTGAATACAAGGGAGATTCATTGTATATGAAAGAACAAGCTTAAAGATTGGCAAATAATTTCTAGATTCATCTGACAGAATTCTCTACTTAAATAGAAGCAATAGATAAATGAtcataattattagataagtaACCGAGATAAACTAGCATAATATGCCCTTATGGCAGTAAAGTGGCAAAGCATCTTTacatgaatttttcatttttgtgtttGCTGGCTGATAATTGTCATAAAAAAACAGTGCTTCCATAAATTAAAGGCTAAAGGAATAAGATttgataatatgatatttttttataagtaacattgATACTATAATCTAAATGGAAGACATGGCTTTACAATGACTTATCAATGAAAGCGTACAACATAGGGGGGGTCTAAACTAATTCTTCTATTGTCAAAGTTGGTTTCGGTGCaagttgaaaagaaaacaacatgCCAACAAATAATAACTAGGAAGAAGACTTCATGCACCAGAAAAAGTGTGTGTATCGAATAATTTTGCAAAACTAAAACTAATCAACatcattttcattcattgatcCCGGAAAGGTGCTAAGAAAAGTGTGTATGCTAGAGGATACTTTTGGGCTAAACACATGACGGGTGTTCTTGTATGTTTGGAATGGCATGGCATGTATAAAAGGTTCATACCAACTAAAACTAAGTGTATATGGCTATATTAATGAGGATGTgcttatatttgttttatttgttgcctatcaaaaaaatatttcttttatttgtttcttttttaaagagaaaaattaattttacctTTACATTTTGTTGCCTTAGAAACAAATGAAACTTCAGCAAAATGCTCGAACCTTTTAGGCACTTAGTTATTTCATTCCCTCACAATCCTAATAAATCTTAGATTTCGATATAGTCTAGGAATGATTTATGTTCCCTCATTCTACACATACACAATAAAAGTCTGGAAaccatttttataaaacatataaGCTTTACCTAGAGTTTTCAAAGTTTCATACCAAACTCACATGACAAGGtgtaaatgaaaacttgagCATAAAGGGACTGTGCCATCTAAACAACAAAATCAATCTAGAAAAACGCAACATGATGTCAtctaaataacaaaaaaaaatcaagaaaatcccAACATCAtctaaacaacaaaacaaattcagaaaaaccaaacatgatgctatcttcagaaaaaaaaaaaaaaaaccaaccaacATGATGCCACGCAGAAATGAGGGGTTGCAACGGAAGCTTTGGGGAGGGGCTGTCGAGGGGGATGAGGGGCTAAGTTTGCCGCGTGGACTCGTGGTCGATGCTGGAGGAGGCAACAAAGGAGGACGCAACGGGGAAGAAATGGAGCAGAAAGGGATTTCGAAGTAGAGGAGTTTCGGGAGGAGCTGTCGAGGGGGATGAGGGGCTAAGTTTGCTGCGTGGCCTAGTGGTCGGTCTCGGAGGAGGCGACAGAGGAGGAAACGGTGGGGAAGAAATGGTGCAGAGAGGGATTTCAGAGCAGAGGAGCTTTGTtctcaatgttttcaaaatggaaGGAAGACGCGAGATATTTTTCGTTTTgagtttttctgatttttttttaaaattattaaaatattgtcaTCTGGGCACGCCAGCTCAAGCAGGATGGGGGGTGAGACTCACAGTGGtaatttaaaaagtttataatttaaaaagtttataaaagACACCTATATGgtcaagttttaaattttgttctcTCGATAGAAAATGAAGACGGGGTAGTTGACCGCCATGTCATAACTAATTAGAACACaatgtgcagcatattatgtgCAGTAAGCatgaacataatatattttgtctagaatttataaaaagaaattatttaatattattttactatttatgttGACGTGTTGACGGTACATTTCTTTAAaacttttaactattaaaaGTACATAATATGCTACAAATTATCTTCTAATCGATCATAATATGGCACAGGTgtcacattaatattttttgttattaatgtaacttaaaacatgaaaatagttGAACTCATCTAAAttggatttaaatttaaatttaaactaacatctaaatatacaattcttaaattactaaatattacTCAACTCAAGAGTCAATATCTCTTTACATGTAacatccacaatatttttcaacttaacagcTCTTTACATGTAAGatctataatcttttttaacttcttataaatatatttaaatttatcttaatatttaaatatatctaaatttaattcatcttaattcaacttaacatttaaatacagtctaaacaactaatttaaaacaaataattaatttataaaaacaaaaaaactctcGTAAATGCttgttctaaattttttaaccCAAACGTAACTGTTTTAGAAAACTTTCAAGCCAAGGTAAGGAACATGAGAATTTCCATTTTAAATGGCAAGGAGCTGTATGCACTTTATTCggttattaattattatacgcTTTCGGCAAGAAACCGCGTATGCTACGCAGTAGTACCGTACGCATGAATCCAACGCGTGGATCACATGCAGAGAGCGGCCCTGCCTGGGGAAGGGCTCATCTATAAGGGCAGATTTGACCGTTTGAGAttcaagataaatataaaatttttatttcatcttatattattattatattttttttaaaatttttatataaaatataataaataatttaatttttttaaatcttaatacatttttttaaaattttaaaataataataatattaaaatatattattttaaatttcaaaataaaactcaGAATTCTCGTCTACCCAAAACCTGCCCTAACTCTATATATATCCGACCTACGTCTACACTATTTTTCTCACACAATTAAGACCCTCTCTTTTTGTTCCGTTCACAAACTCAAAAAGGCTCTTCAACTTTCGCTTCCAAGAAAAATATGGCGGACGAAGGCACGGCTACTTGCATAGACATCCTCCTGGCAATCATCCTGCCTCCTCTTGGTGTCTTTCTCAAATTTGGGTGCCAGGTGATCATCATTCTCTTCCTTTTAATTCTCTCCGCTGATATTGTGCGTCTTTATTagattactatttatatatagatgaatcTCTGATATGCTTTGATGGGGTGATTCAGGTGGAGTTTTGGATCTGTTTGTTACTGACCATCTTCGGCTATCTCCCTGGGATTATTTATGCTGTCTATGCCATCACCAAGTAGTgaactttattattttgtaagcaCGCAACATCTCTGATCTCCTCTCGCTCTGGATGctcttttgtgtttttgttgatTGAAGTACGATAGAGCAATGGTAAACTGATGGGGGTTGTAACTGTACAAGATTACACGTACCAGCCTTAATTAGTCTCTTAGGCTCCGTTTTGGGTAGTAAGATGATTTGAGTTTAGACAaaggttaaataaaatattattatattattattattattatttaaaaatttaaaaaaagtgaagtatttattatattttatataaaaatttttaaaaaattataataataatataagattagATAAAACAGTTTTTGTATCCGTAGTAGAACTGCTCTCTAAATAGTTGAACCTGCAGTACGGAACATACTGTGGCTCCCTCACATACAAGCGGTTTGTTTCGTGTTTACTAATTAGAGTGGTAACATGATTGATACGATGAGGAATACTTTGATGCGTTTTGCTAAGAAAAACTTCACTCATATCTTCACAccacaaatttattattattattattattttattaaatatgtagtatataatCATGTGGTGTATAATCAGTAAAAAAGAAGTCATTTTCAACTAAATAATTGTGGCTAAAGTGGGGTAGGCTTAGCTGTTcctaaattatatgaaaaataatactgaTGGTTTTTGGACAGGTGGAGGTCGACTGAAGCGCATCTGTCTTTTGGTCTCTGATTTGGAGCTCTTCTATAGGCTATAGCTTTTGGGATGACAGATATCAACTGTTGACccttgagtgtttttttttttctttttggtttttccttttcatcGTTTATTTATGTGctggaaagaaaaagattgattgtgactaagaaaatattcttaatttaatgTGAATTGTCTTGGTTTTCAACCAAATTAAGGCATAATTCCAAGTGATCCCTGTAATTATAATATTGCGTTCTTGTGAAGCAAAACAACTTTACATCCCATGGTGACCACATTGAAACCCAACCAAACTTTATCCCTAAATATGAGGTGGGATAGTGCCATTCGTCCGGAGGTGATTGGCCACTTTTAAGTTTGGATAATCTAATATAATAAAGTGGATCATGGACTATATTCTCGAGGGACCATGACAACGATGATGGGCTGGAGACAGCTAAAGAGCGGAGCAAACAAGGGAGGAGATGCCATAGATATTACCCGAAGCACTTTATTCATGCTTGTGTGTCTCCAAATCTAAAAAAGCATTTACAACCCGTCCACAAGGAGACAGCATATATAATCGTTGTCATGCGGTTTGGCACATAGAAGCATATATAATCTTCCTAACTTTGGCATGCGGTTGTCAAGTGGACAAAAGAAGGGTGGATATGTAGGTATCTCTTCTAATCTAGAATATAAAAATGGATATATGcattatgaagaaaaatataacttCGCAAAGCAACAAAAGGTAACCATATATAGAAGCACAATCTTCCTAGCTTGGACAGTAAGATATCGACATCATCAACAATAATTAAAACGCTAAGAAGCAGCCAAAACAGTAGTTTTCAactattagagaaatgataagaGCAACAACGCCCTGAACTTTTAAAGATATCAATATTGTATTCAAATTCTACTTTTCTGATTATCAAACAACTCATTACTTGGCATATTTTAATGGTTTCCAATTGTTGACCAAATAGTATAGAAGCatatgtaatttatcatttctcatcatgGATAAACTACAAAACGTTACGATAAAGTGTTTCCTCACCTTCCATCACCCAATATGTCCGCATTAATGCATTTGTGCCTAGCCCGCCCATACTTGCATAAACACAAGGTCGCAACAAGAAAGCATTTATTGCACTAACATACACAGCCAGTATTCATTCAATTCATCATGGAACTCGTtcactttttttctcattctttgaATTGCCATTCTCTACGGCACATGGGGCAATGTGCTTGAGATGTCTGTGAATTCACCCATTTTAAGATGCAGTGAAGATGGAATGCATGGTTGCATGCGCCCCAAACTGCAAGATCAAGGATCGAAAATAAAGATCATTTCCTGTTAGAAAAAATTaccattacaacaaaaactGAACCGTCTTTTCCCCCCTAAATCTATTCCAGTTACATCTGTTCTTTCGGCCATTTAAGGGTACAAACAGGAAGAACcccaaaagaaatggaaaatctTGCAATCCTTTCCCTAATATCAGACATTTAACTTCACAAGAAGCATAATatcaaagtgaaaaaaaatcaatttacatGCTTTTgtgagtaataaaaatattttaattttacataacatgaagagtgggatttttttttttttttttcttctcaataagTAACAGTAGAGATGCTACCAGCCCCCTACCGTTAGGTTTTGGGGTGA is a window from the Juglans regia cultivar Chandler chromosome 7, Walnut 2.0, whole genome shotgun sequence genome containing:
- the LOC109018737 gene encoding hydrophobic protein RCI2B-like yields the protein MADEGTATCIDILLAIILPPLGVFLKFGCQVEFWICLLLTIFGYLPGIIYAVYAITK